The Tachysurus fulvidraco isolate hzauxx_2018 chromosome 19, HZAU_PFXX_2.0, whole genome shotgun sequence genomic sequence ACTCGCCAAAACTCATCCTCACATGCCAACACTCGCCCTCAAACACCAACTTTCTTGATAATACACCAacactcaccatcaaacaccaacatccacctttaaaacaccaacattctccatcccTCACCAAAAATGTAACTCCAGTGAACACCAGACATCATCATCAGACCCTAGGAGTCATCATCAACATGCACtttattggttatttatttaaaagcctGATTGTAAGTGTGAATAAAatacttgttttttttggtgtttgttgtgtcctGACCTGATGACTAAAGCATCTGATGTATCTTTCTCCTTTCCTCCATCAGGTCTACCAATACATGCATGAGACAATAACAGTGAACGGCTGTCCGGAATATCAGGCACGAGCCACAGCAAAGGTGAGAACGGCTACGATCAAGTTCATCTAGCTAGCATGCAGTGGCTAGTCTTTTATACACCGCCTTCCTCAGCTGTGCTGGTAAAGGTGTTAGGGAGTTAAAGAGAGTTATCTGTCCTATGGGTGAAGTTGCTCTGGATTTTCACTTAGCATCGTCTTCTAATCTAGCATAAGATTCCGCTATATGGAGAAATGTCAGTATTGTGTGGGAATCAGAAGCCCCGCCTTTTTCTCTATCTTACATTAGTGATGTAATCTTCCTGTTTAAAACTGGGAAAAGATTTGAGTTCATTCATGCGACATAAGATCTATCAGTGTTTTTTCCACCAAAGAACAGAAGTAAAATGAGAAGATGGAGCAGGATGTAGTTCATGTCGTGGGTTCAGCGCTTTTGTCTGGGAGTCTTTAGGGTTTTGTATCGACTGAACTCAATTAGCACGCTACGGTGTGTAATAGACCATTAGCCACAAGGAAACGAGGGAGAACAGAATATGCTAATAGTCTTCAAGGACATAAAAGGCTGTGGAGTTTATAACGAGCCGCATAATGACAactttctcttttctgtttgtttaaagtGAATTGTGAATCATCGGTCGTGTCCGTAGAAGTACACGGCGTAATGAGCAGCACCACGTGAGCTCGTGTGAGCTGTAGACGTGAGCTTTGGTCATGTACACTGAGTACTGTGTGAAATTTAATAAAGCAGCCTTGTTTCAGCTGCAGAGATCATTTACGTATCATGTGGAAagagggtgtggcctctgtgtatgtcctgtcagtctcagagaaggaggcgtggcctctgtgtgtgtcctgtcagtctcagagaaggaggcgtggcctctgtgtgtgtcctgtcagtctcagagaaggaggcgtggcctctgcgtgtgtcctgtcagtctcagagaaggaggcgtggcttctgtgtgtgtcctgtcagtctcagagaaggaggtgtggcctctgtgtgtcctgtcagtctcagagaaggaggcgtggcctctgtgtgtcctgtcagtctcagagaaggtggcgtggcctctgtgtgtgtcctgtcagtctcagagaaggaggcgtggcctctgtgtcctgtcagtctcagtgaaggaggtgtggcctctgtgtgtcctttcagtctcagagaaggaggcgtggcctctgtgtgtcctgtcagtctcagagaaggaggcgtggcctctgcgtgtcctgtcagtctcagagaaggaggcgtggcctctgtgtgtgtcctgtcagtctcagagaaggaggcgtggcctctgtgtcctgtcagtctcagtgaaggaggtgtggcctctgtgtgtcctgtcagtctcagagaaggaggcgtggcctctttgTCATTATGCAATTAGCTAAGCTAGATAACATTTAGATAAACTAATATATCATGTAAATATATATCCATGTAAAGATATCATCAGAGGTATATATTCAGATTCTAAACACATCTAACTTTAGCTCCATCCTTGTAACCCTAGAGATGATTTGTTTTCTTATCTTTGGTTTGCTGTTGTCACTTAGCTTTTAGTACTGGTCTAATTACACAGTGTAATGGTTATAACTGTGCTAATGCTTTGCTAGCAGTAATTAGTTCTATTTAGCCATCTTTCTCAGCAGGCTAGTTATTGTTATGTAAACtgttatgatgatgtcatcaggtTTGTGACTGGTTGATTAAActaattttattattcatcttcatggcaaaataaagaaatgctaAAAAATCGGACAGATGTCGTTTCACCTTGGCATGAGCTTTTCACTCCTAACAACAGTCATATGGTTTAGCGACAATGTGCCAGAAAGCTGTACTGGGAGAATGTCTATGACACTCGTGCAGCTCTGGGAGAATATTTGGCGTCAGAGACGTTGTTCACCATATGCTACTCGATGACACTTTCCCTCCTGGTGAGTGTGAAGCTGTCAAGGTCGAGTCTGAATGTGTTCTGCATACTGAGCCCATGCTTACAGATACCAGCTCTTGATTCCAGTGCTGAGGAACAGAAGAAGATGTTTTAAAGTGTCAGTGCTCAGAGCCACACACGCTTTTCGCCTTAAGTcttttaataagaagaaaaacttGCAGCAACTCTCGTTGATGTTTCAACCTGTTTCCTTAAATGCTACGGTGACGGTAAAAGTCCTGGATCCTTATTGTTTTTAACATGCTGTCTTTActattctttcattttcattgtataaagtgttaaaaatgtatttttagtgAGTCATATTTTTCCGTGATgtgtaaaatttaattaataaattattttattaattaaattatttaataattaattattgtgATTTTAATCCTTGAACACGCAGACGATCTTTGCAAACAAACAATGGTGTGGCAAGACTTTTAGTAAATCTCGGCCTACATTCCACCTATAAGGCAGTAGGTAGAGTGTTGAGAGCCGTTGTGCCTTCTGTGGGAATAACCATACGGGATAGGAAGCCATTTTGGATTAATCTTATTCcctcaaccaatcagaacacattGTAgactgtattgttttgtatgtAATGAGAGATTAAGTCACTTTTTGGTGTCTCATCACTAGGCGACAGTGGCAGCTTTCGCTGCGAGTGAAGGCCACTCCCACCCACGAGTGGTGGAATTACCCAAAACCGATGAGGGGCTGGGCTTCAACGTGATGGGCGGGAAAGAGCAAAACTCCCCAATCTACATCTCCCGCATCATCCCGGGAGGTGTGGCTGAACGAAACGGGGGCTTAAAAAGAGGCGACCAGCTTCTGTCTGTCAATGGAGTGGTGAGTTTTAATCCTGAGAGCGTTTCCACACATTTCCTTAAAAGGTTCTTAACTCAACCTCTTAAATCCAAGAAGGTTTGATTTTAAAAGAtactgaaaatgaaagaaattccCAAACATCTCTGACATATTAATCCATCTGGGAGGATCTCACTCTGGAAACTGCTTTTAATCACTACACCAGCTGACAGCAAACCCGAAGGCTTGAGAAAGTCGATCTGTTTATTATATGAGACGATTGACGCTTTTCATCATAGATTGGAatgaaaatgtctttattttttctcctgttCACATGAAGATAGACAAATTGCAGCCTATtgtttcactcacacactgacatcacagCGTGAGCATGCACActcctgtttttgtgtgtgttgtgaatgtgtTCATCACAGCTGCTGGTCATTGAGTTCTTTGAGAACTATAGGGATACTGTGGCTGAGGAGTGTGACACAGCAGGTCTATTTTTCTACAGATTCAGTGCTTGGCCCCCTAAAATCACAATTAACCGGGCATTACCGCTGTATCCATGACAACATTAGTAGTATATTAGTCAGATAAATTAGTATATAGATAAGACACAGCCACAGGCTACCAGCGTAGAGTCAGTACTTACATACAACACAGTATGTGGACGAAGGTCTCTGTAATTGGCCCCCCAGAtttggtgcttggccccctgGGATTTGGTGCTTGGCCCCATACATTTGGTGCTTGGCCCCATAGATTCTGTGCTTGGCCCCCTGGGATTCGGTGCTTGGCCCCCGAGATTCTGTGCTTGGCCCCCTAGAGttggtgcttggccccctaaAGATTCCTGAACACATAATCCATCTCCTTTAAACTCTAACATGACTCAGACAGGAGTGAAGTGTTTTTACTACAGACATTtcagtgcttttattttttctctttgtcaGTTTCTCCTTCAAACTTTCAGATGGTGACAAACTTCAGACTGTAAtttgtttttctcacacaccgtgaaggaaaaaagaaacttcCTGCTGTGGCACCACACGGGATCCATCTGAGCTTTCATTTTGTTATATCGGAAAAATCTGGCGTTAGGTTGGAGGCTGAGGTTCTcgttaaatataaaacaaattattGCTCATGTTTGATGATTGGACATTCGTCACGTTTCTTAATAACTGCAGCCTCAATGCACAATGTAATGCTCCCATTCACCCCAGTCGTGTTAGAGCAACTATAAACCTCAGTGCCTCAGTACAGTgatctacacaacacaatatttactaattaatgaattaattatagAGGCAGTTTGTAAAATGTAGTGCCATCTACTGTCTATTAGATGAACAACATCTGTAATGAAATTACTGATGAAAGCTACGCCACCTTCCTCTGAATATCCTCACGGTTTAAACTGCACATGCtagctttttttgtttatggaaGATAAGGAAGGAGGTGGAGCTTTAAATGAATCAATTATCAAGATCTAATGAGCCACAGATTTATTAAatcatataaatgaatattacaGTACTAGAGACTAatgtgtttttcattcattcattcattcattcattttctaacattGCATATTGCaacttaatataaatatttagtgtTTAAAATTTTGGGAATTATTTTTTTGGGAAATAATTATTTGGGGCAGCATTTTCTACttaaattaagtaaatatacatcattttatttatttacctgcaGAGAGTAAAGTCTTAACAaataagatatttattttatttaatgaccACAAGGGGGTGTCATATTTATCCGGTAAgaaacactattttatttaacttccCCTGAATGTCTTGCTAACTCACATTCACAGTAAACTAGCGGAGCTCCTTCATCGGTGAAAGTGTTAAACACACCCACAGTTATTCAGGTGTGTTTTGTCCTCAGAGTGTGGAAGGTGAGCATCATGAGAAGGCAGTGGAGCTGCTGAAGGCGGCTGAAGGCAGTGTGAAGCTGGTGGTGCGCTACACACCCAAAGTTCTGGAGGAGATGGAGGCTCGCTTCGAGAAGCTTCGCTCGGCCCGACGccgccagcagcagcagctcctcattcaacaacagcaacaacaacacaacctCAACACTCAACAGAACCACACGGCGTAGGTGAGGCTTTTCATTGCTTTAAGGCCCCTAACACATGGACAGCAGGGGTGCTACAGGTACAGAGTAAGAAGGGTTATGGTGTTTATGTATTGCCCAGCAGGGGGCACTATAGTTAATGAACTAGCacagtttttgtgtttattattttgaattatttgtcACACAGAGGAACcacatttattaaagaattaaagtacttaataataatttattgacTCGCAAAGGGCACTaggtttattaaattaaatactattataaaattaatatattcACAAATAATTGCAGACAAGAAggaacattatatttattaagtaAAATTAACTATTTAATAATTAGCCATAGTAATGAATTTATAGtaatatgttgttgttgttgttgttggtgttgttattgttattgttattattattattattagtcatcCTTTATGCAGCTAATAAAGACAGACAGCATGTAAGCAGCCTGACTGACTGTTAGTTAACTGCAGGTTTGTACATGTTGCtagtgtatatttattatttttagcatttttttggACTTCTATACTTTACAAAACCTGACTGTGTGACCAGAAAAATGCTAATATGTTTGTGCTAAATAGCATGTCATGTGATTAGGGACACAGTTGTTGACCTAGCTTTTGTCTTAGCCGTAGCTAACACTCAGTCTCTCGGCGTTTATTGCTTCGCTACTTCACAGATTGTTTCAGAAGAAGAGAAATTAAATGACACCACAAGCTTTATTCAACCTCCACATTCTGAGACGAGGGTCATGTCCTTTTCCAGCAAAGACCACTTCCTCTCGTTTTAGAGTACAACCTTCAGACACTAGACACTGGTGCTCGCTAACCGTGCGTACGACAGCAGAGCGACGGACGTGAGCTGCCtcttctttctcattttttccTCCATTTGTGACTCGTTCCAAAGAAAACGTCTCACTTGTAGTTTGATTAGCGtttttgatttgtgtttttaaaccaGTTTCTTGTTTAGCCGCCGCTTTCTATGCTAACTTATTAACAGATTCTTC encodes the following:
- the lin7a gene encoding protein lin-7 homolog A isoform X2; amino-acid sequence: MATVVQPLSLDRDVARAIELLEKLQESGDVPGHKLQSLKKVLQSEFCTAIREVYQYMHETITVNGCPEYQARATAKATVAAFAASEGHSHPRVVELPKTDEGLGFNVMGGKEQNSPIYISRIIPGGVAERNGGLKRGDQLLSVNGVSVEGEHHEKAVELLKAAEGSVKLVVRYTPKVLEEMEARFEKLRSARRRQQQQLLIQQQQQQHNLNTQQNHTA
- the lin7a gene encoding protein lin-7 homolog A isoform X3, with protein sequence MHETITVNGCPEYQARATAKATVAAFAASEGHSHPRVVELPKTDEGLGFNVMGGKEQNSPIYISRIIPGGVAERNGGLKRGDQLLSVNGVSVEGEHHEKAVELLKAAEGSVKLVVRYTPKVLEEMEARFEKLRSARRRQQQQLLIQQQQQQHNLNTQQNHTALFQKKRN
- the lin7a gene encoding protein lin-7 homolog A isoform X1; amino-acid sequence: MATVVQPLSLDRDVARAIELLEKLQESGDVPGHKLQSLKKVLQSEFCTAIREVYQYMHETITVNGCPEYQARATAKATVAAFAASEGHSHPRVVELPKTDEGLGFNVMGGKEQNSPIYISRIIPGGVAERNGGLKRGDQLLSVNGVSVEGEHHEKAVELLKAAEGSVKLVVRYTPKVLEEMEARFEKLRSARRRQQQQLLIQQQQQQHNLNTQQNHTALFQKKRN